Proteins encoded within one genomic window of Brachybacterium sp. P6-10-X1:
- a CDS encoding alpha/beta hydrolase — MDLHPDSRAVLDLIADAPPLDTLTPAQNRENNARAGALRGAVQELAEVREDEIDGVPVRIYVPHGLGARPPAFVYFHAGGFVVGSPQMGDATVREVAVEAGAVAISADFRRAPETPFPGAVEDALTVTRAVLEGRGGPDLDPHRVAVLGESSGGNLAAVVAQQLRGSTPGLVHQGLVYPYLEPITARGGSRDEFAEGYVPTARDLAYYSAAYAAEADPGDTRLSPARERDLTGLPPATVLTAGCDPLRDEGEDYAEALAAAGTPVTSVRFAGHVHGFLHLAALIGAARTARRLLGAELRAVFAEERTTG; from the coding sequence ATGGATCTGCATCCCGACTCGCGAGCCGTTCTCGACCTCATCGCGGACGCTCCGCCGCTGGACACGCTCACCCCCGCGCAGAACCGGGAGAACAATGCGCGGGCGGGAGCGCTGCGCGGAGCGGTCCAGGAGCTCGCCGAGGTGCGCGAGGACGAGATCGACGGCGTGCCCGTGCGGATCTACGTCCCTCACGGACTCGGTGCACGACCGCCGGCGTTCGTGTACTTCCATGCCGGCGGCTTCGTGGTCGGCTCCCCGCAGATGGGTGATGCGACGGTGCGCGAGGTCGCCGTCGAGGCCGGGGCGGTCGCGATCAGCGCGGACTTCCGACGGGCGCCCGAGACGCCGTTCCCCGGAGCGGTCGAGGATGCCCTGACGGTGACCCGCGCCGTGCTCGAGGGGCGCGGCGGGCCGGACCTCGACCCGCATCGCGTCGCCGTGCTGGGGGAGAGCTCCGGGGGCAATCTGGCCGCGGTGGTGGCCCAGCAGCTGCGCGGAAGCACGCCCGGTCTCGTGCACCAGGGTCTCGTGTATCCGTATCTCGAGCCGATCACCGCACGGGGCGGAAGCAGGGACGAGTTCGCCGAGGGGTACGTCCCGACCGCCCGGGATCTCGCCTACTACTCCGCGGCGTACGCGGCCGAGGCCGACCCCGGGGACACCCGGCTGTCCCCGGCCCGGGAGCGCGACCTGACCGGTCTGCCGCCCGCCACCGTGCTGACGGCCGGCTGCGACCCGCTGCGCGACGAGGGCGAGGACTACGCCGAGGCACTGGCAGCGGCCGGGACGCCGGTGACCTCCGTGCGGTTCGCCGGCCATGTCCACGGATTCCTGCACCTCGCCGCGCTCATCGGGGCCGCCCGGACCGCTCGCCGGCTGCTGGGTGCCGAACTGCGGGCCGTCTTCGCGGAGGAACGCACCACGGGGTGA
- a CDS encoding LacI family DNA-binding transcriptional regulator, with amino-acid sequence MSSEVAGPAHRAAVTLADVAEQAGVSIATASFVLSGRGGSRSAGSPATKAKVRAAAEELGYVPNRNAQAMRTGRGGGIVLALGTLEDPWGVQLANQVRRDALPHELSTLVLADERWLEYLSGASADAAFITSVDFVEDGPERVRRLNAATQTGIVAFTAQMEPDGFDVISSTPYQAVAQAYRRLRSRHERVRLLAPHLEDRVCSTLTHPRTQAFLEVARELGESRPEELVRMSPEGSRDTYRSSLDWLSGSDRPRAVICFTGYQAVALQFAAERLGLDVPGDLEIISIGDVPAESEYFDPISYYGVDDVFARISSVVIDAARDREERPGRLHAFDWQFFPGATTRDDE; translated from the coding sequence ATGAGCAGCGAGGTCGCCGGTCCCGCACATCGCGCCGCGGTCACGCTCGCGGACGTCGCCGAGCAGGCAGGGGTCTCGATCGCGACCGCCTCGTTCGTGCTCTCCGGGCGCGGCGGCAGCCGTTCGGCAGGGTCGCCCGCGACCAAGGCGAAGGTGCGTGCCGCCGCGGAGGAGCTGGGCTACGTCCCCAACCGCAACGCCCAGGCCATGCGCACCGGCCGCGGCGGCGGCATCGTGCTCGCGCTGGGCACGCTCGAGGATCCCTGGGGTGTGCAGCTGGCCAATCAGGTGCGCCGCGATGCCCTGCCCCACGAGCTGTCCACCCTGGTGCTCGCCGACGAGCGCTGGCTCGAGTACCTCTCCGGCGCCTCGGCCGACGCCGCCTTCATCACCAGCGTCGACTTCGTCGAGGACGGCCCCGAGCGGGTGCGCCGGTTGAACGCCGCCACCCAGACCGGGATCGTCGCCTTCACCGCCCAGATGGAGCCCGACGGGTTCGACGTCATCTCCTCGACGCCGTACCAGGCCGTCGCCCAGGCCTACCGGCGGCTGCGCAGCCGCCATGAGAGGGTCCGGCTGCTGGCCCCGCACCTGGAGGACCGGGTGTGCTCCACGCTGACCCACCCCCGCACCCAGGCGTTCCTCGAGGTCGCGCGCGAGCTGGGGGAGAGCCGTCCCGAGGAGCTCGTCCGCATGAGCCCGGAGGGCAGTCGGGACACCTATCGCTCCAGCCTCGACTGGCTCTCCGGATCGGACCGCCCTCGTGCCGTCATCTGCTTCACCGGCTACCAAGCCGTGGCGCTCCAGTTCGCCGCCGAGCGGCTGGGCCTGGACGTCCCCGGGGACCTCGAGATCATCTCCATCGGGGACGTCCCGGCCGAATCCGAGTACTTCGACCCGATCAGCTACTACGGCGTCGACGACGTGTTCGCCCGGATCTCTTCCGTGGTGATCGACGCCGCTCGCGACCGCGAGGAGCGCCCGGGCCGGCTGCACGCCTTCGACTGGCAGTTCTTCCCCGGCGCCACCACCCGCGACGACGAATGA
- a CDS encoding alpha/beta fold hydrolase — MSPMPHTTWTLPGLHLEDITHPVPLDHADPTSARLELFARIVTAPGGEDRPFLVYLQGGPGSEAPRPLEASSPGWLARVLRDYRVVMLDQRGTGRSTPVGLDAPLPAGAIDGATTLGEATPAQQAHYLTHFRADAIARDAELLREHLGVPSWSLLGQSFGGFTTLRYLSAHAASVDTALFTGGLPALGPDLDAVYTTTWHGMISRSERYWARFPGDRDRMRRLADLAADGRLRLADGQRVGVERLRRLGHLLGASQGAERLHYLLGLDPSAPAFAHDLAAALPFGGRNPLYAVIHESCWADGTATRWAGDRTMPQAVREDPTLLAGEHIHRDLFAEDRELAPWAEAADLLAEHDWPRLYDEEALRAADVPGAAAVYFDDAYVPREYSLATADLLSGVMPWVTSEYEHNGLRASGQGVIDHLLDLAAGRRAA, encoded by the coding sequence ATGAGCCCGATGCCCCACACCACCTGGACCCTGCCCGGCCTGCACCTCGAGGACATCACCCACCCCGTCCCCCTGGACCACGCCGATCCCACCTCGGCGCGCCTGGAGCTGTTCGCCCGCATCGTCACCGCGCCGGGCGGGGAGGACCGCCCGTTCCTGGTCTACCTCCAGGGCGGTCCCGGCTCCGAGGCGCCGCGACCGTTGGAGGCGTCCTCCCCGGGATGGCTCGCGCGCGTGCTGCGTGATTACCGCGTGGTGATGCTGGACCAGCGCGGCACCGGACGCTCCACCCCCGTCGGCCTTGACGCGCCCCTGCCCGCCGGAGCGATCGACGGCGCCACCACCCTGGGCGAGGCCACCCCCGCCCAGCAGGCGCACTACCTCACGCACTTCCGGGCCGACGCCATCGCCCGCGACGCCGAGCTGCTGCGCGAACACCTCGGGGTGCCGAGCTGGTCCCTGCTGGGGCAGTCCTTCGGCGGCTTCACCACGCTGCGCTACCTCAGCGCCCATGCCGCGAGTGTGGACACCGCTCTGTTCACCGGCGGCCTGCCGGCGCTCGGCCCCGACCTGGACGCCGTCTACACCACCACCTGGCACGGCATGATCTCCCGCAGCGAACGGTACTGGGCGCGCTTCCCCGGCGACCGGGACCGGATGCGCCGCCTGGCCGACCTCGCCGCCGACGGACGGCTGCGACTGGCCGACGGGCAGCGCGTGGGCGTGGAGCGCCTGCGCCGCCTCGGCCATCTGCTGGGCGCCTCCCAGGGAGCCGAGCGCCTCCATTACCTGCTGGGCCTCGATCCGTCCGCCCCCGCCTTCGCCCACGACCTCGCCGCTGCTCTGCCCTTCGGCGGCCGCAATCCGCTGTACGCCGTGATCCACGAGAGCTGTTGGGCCGACGGGACCGCCACCCGCTGGGCCGGAGACCGCACCATGCCCCAGGCCGTGCGTGAGGACCCGACGCTGCTGGCCGGCGAGCACATCCACCGCGACCTGTTCGCCGAGGACCGCGAGCTCGCCCCCTGGGCCGAGGCCGCCGACCTGCTCGCCGAGCACGACTGGCCGCGCCTGTACGACGAGGAGGCGCTTCGGGCGGCCGACGTCCCCGGCGCGGCAGCGGTCTACTTCGACGACGCCTACGTCCCGCGTGAGTACTCCCTGGCCACGGCGGACCTGCTCAGCGGCGTGATGCCGTGGGTGACCAGCGAGTACGAGCACAACGGCCTGCGCGCGAGCGGCCAGGGCGTCATCGACCACCTGCTCGACCTCGCCGCCGGACGCCGCGCCGCCTGA
- a CDS encoding endonuclease domain-containing protein: MPLEIALLHAVHCLDAESAAVLLESALETRRLTRSQVEVVLEQTSARRRRAIGRISPLAGSGSETRVRRFFERRGVKVREQVRPFGAPRVDLLVGDRLIIECDSWSYHGDREAYLADRSRDQITLSGGYLVLRLTWEDIWLHWERTQELLTVLIRQKTHRGPRVGRRNGSPPS; encoded by the coding sequence ATGCCGCTGGAGATCGCGCTGCTCCACGCGGTGCACTGCCTTGACGCGGAATCGGCGGCGGTGCTCCTCGAATCCGCGCTGGAGACACGTCGGCTCACCCGGTCGCAGGTCGAGGTGGTCCTCGAGCAGACGTCGGCTCGGCGGCGCCGCGCGATCGGCCGCATCAGCCCGTTGGCGGGATCCGGATCCGAGACGCGGGTGCGCCGCTTCTTCGAGCGACGCGGGGTGAAGGTGCGGGAGCAGGTGAGACCGTTCGGGGCGCCGAGGGTGGACCTGCTGGTGGGGGACCGGTTGATCATCGAATGCGACAGCTGGTCGTACCACGGGGACCGCGAGGCCTATCTCGCGGATCGTAGCCGCGACCAGATCACCCTGAGCGGCGGTTACCTCGTGCTGCGTCTGACCTGGGAGGACATCTGGCTCCACTGGGAGCGGACGCAGGAGCTGCTCACAGTCCTGATCCGTCAGAAGACGCATCGGGGGCCGCGGGTCGGACGCCGGAACGGGTCTCCGCCCTCTTGA
- a CDS encoding formylglycine-generating enzyme family protein, whose protein sequence is MTDAGAPVPLPLSSREDDTSSVSAPAPCCAAAREGLDGTVGPSGPSTSAAHTDRARPLAAWAAPVERVRSRADHAVSIPAGPFRMGSEDSDRNPGDGESPVRAVEVPAFRIDPACVTNAEFAAFVADTGYVTEAEDFGWSFVFGALLDKDVRRASRKPPGTPWWRAVEGARWDRPEGPDSSAADRADHPVVHVSLRDAEAFAAWCGMRLPREAEWEKAARGGLDQARYAWGDELTPDGEHRCNIWQGAFPVRNTLEDGYLATAPVRSFPPNGLGMYEVAGNVWEWCSDLWTTGEASSLTGDVRVMRGGSYLCHDSYCNRYRVAARSATAAEDASGNKGFRLAIDA, encoded by the coding sequence ATGACCGATGCTGGTGCCCCCGTTCCCCTGCCCCTCTCCTCGCGCGAGGACGACACCTCGTCGGTTTCCGCGCCGGCACCGTGCTGCGCCGCCGCACGGGAAGGCCTCGACGGGACAGTGGGCCCGTCCGGCCCGTCGACGTCGGCTGCACACACGGACCGAGCCCGCCCGCTCGCCGCTTGGGCGGCACCGGTCGAGCGGGTCCGTTCCCGGGCCGACCACGCCGTCTCCATCCCCGCCGGTCCCTTCCGCATGGGCTCCGAGGACAGCGACCGGAACCCCGGCGACGGCGAGTCCCCGGTGCGGGCGGTGGAGGTGCCGGCCTTCCGCATCGACCCGGCCTGCGTGACCAATGCGGAGTTCGCCGCCTTCGTGGCCGACACGGGCTACGTCACCGAGGCAGAGGATTTCGGCTGGTCCTTCGTGTTCGGCGCCCTGCTGGACAAGGACGTGCGCCGGGCGAGCCGGAAACCTCCGGGCACCCCGTGGTGGCGGGCCGTCGAGGGGGCCCGCTGGGACCGCCCCGAGGGCCCTGACTCCTCTGCGGCCGATCGTGCGGACCATCCCGTCGTGCACGTGTCCCTACGGGACGCGGAGGCCTTCGCGGCGTGGTGCGGGATGCGACTGCCGCGGGAGGCGGAGTGGGAGAAGGCCGCCCGCGGGGGACTCGACCAGGCCCGCTACGCCTGGGGTGACGAGCTCACGCCCGACGGCGAGCACCGCTGCAACATCTGGCAGGGCGCCTTCCCAGTGCGAAATACCCTCGAGGACGGATACCTCGCCACCGCGCCGGTGCGATCGTTCCCGCCCAACGGGCTCGGGATGTACGAGGTGGCCGGCAACGTCTGGGAATGGTGCAGCGATCTCTGGACCACCGGCGAAGCGTCCTCGTTGACCGGGGACGTGCGGGTGATGCGCGGCGGCTCGTACCTCTGCCACGACTCCTACTGCAACCGCTACCGGGTCGCCGCCCGCAGCGCGACCGCCGCCGAGGACGCCAGCGGGAACAAGGGCTTCCGCCTCGCGATCGACGCATGA